In the Alphaproteobacteria bacterium genome, GCGTCGAGCGCGAGGAAGTTGCCATCCGGCTCGCCTCTGAGCACCAGGCCGCCCGCTGTGACGGTCGAGCCGCCGCCGCCGCCGACGCGGTATGGCGTCTTGTGCTGCCAGGCGATCTTGTTGGTCCTGGCGTCGATGGCGGTGAACGTGCCGCTCATCGGCGAGCCGATCGGCGCAGACTGCCCGCCGCCGGTGTAGCGCAGTCCAAGCTTGTATCTATCGCTATAGCGCGTGAACGCGCTCGTGCGCACCGTTCCCGGCACATAGAGATATCCGGTGTCGGGGCTATAGGGCATTGGCGACCAGTTGGTACCGCCGATTCCCGAAGGTTGAATCAGGACCGGGGTTTCCCAGAACGGCGTGTAGATGCAGCCGGCCTCCTCGTAGCCCGGCAGCTTCTCGGCGCATTGGGGCACGGTCGCATCGCCGACCGGGATCGGCTGCGTCTTGGCGGTCTTCTGCCGCGGCTCCTGCGGCACCGGCTTCTCCTCGATGCCGATCAGCGGTTTTCCGTTGGTGCGGTCGAGGATGTAGACCCAGCCGGTGCGTCCCGCTTCGGCGATCCCCTTGCGGGGCTCGCCGTTGATCACGGTGTCGAACAGCACGACGGGGCTTGCGGCGTCATAGTCCCAGATGTCGTGATGCACCTGCTGGAAGTGCCAGACGTATTCGCCGGTCTTCGCCTTCAAGGCAACGATCGACGTACAGAACAGATTGTCGCCCTCACGCATCGAGCCGTCGTAGTCCGGCCCGCAATTGCCCACCGCGAAATAGACGAGCCCAAGTTCCGGATCGAGCGCCGGCGTGTTCCAGATTGCGGCGCCGCCGCGCATCGCATGATCAGTGCCGGGGGGCCAGGTATCGGCGCCGACATCGCCCGGACCGGGCAGCGTATACCAGCGCCATTTGATTTCGCCGGTCTTGGCGTCGAGCGCCGTCAACCGGCCGCGCACGCCGAACTCGCCGCCGGTGATGCCGCTGTAGATGATCCCTTCGTAATAGAGCGGTGCACTGGTGACGCCGTAACCGTTTTCCCATTTTTCGAGCGGCGTTTTCCATGCGACTTTGCCGGTCTTCATGTCGAGCGCCACAACGTTGGCGTCGAGCTGACCGAGGTAGATGTGTCCATCGCCCATCGCGAGACCGCGATTGACCCATCCGCAGCACACGGTCGAAATCTGCTGGTTGATGCCGGACCAGTATTCCCAGATGATTTCGCCGGTCTTTGCGTTGAGCGCGAAGACGTCATCATTGCCGGTGACGACATACATGATGCCGTCCTTGACCAGCGGGGAAGCCTCGAAAGAATATTTGCCGCCGACGCCGGAGCCCTTCAGGCGTGTCATCCACGCGCCCTTGAGCTTGCCGACATTCGTCGTGTCGATCTGCTTCAGTGTTGAGTAGCGCTGGTTGGTCAGATTGCCGCCATTCGTAACCCAGTCCTTGCCGACCGGACTACGGAGCAGCCGGTCGATCTCGGCATCCGCCAAGGCCGGCGCACATCCGATGATCAACAAGCCGAGAGAGAGGAATGCGGCAACAGCTTGCCGCGCAGGACAAAACATGGGCGCCCCCTTTTTTGCCACTGGCGTTTGGTCAGCCAGTACCTGCGAGCTTACAGCCCGCTGGCGGACTCACCACACGCGTTGAAGATGGGCTCCTTTGCGAAAAACGGAGGTCGCGATTGTGAGTTCGCGCGCTACTCTACCTTGATACCCGCCGACTTGATGATCGGCCACCATTTCTCGATCTCGGTTCGGTAGAAGGCACCGAGCGCCTCGGATGTTTGCGTCTCGGGCGGCGGAATGTCCTGCCCGAGGTCGGCAAGCTTCTGCTTGACGGCCGGGTCGGCAAGCGCTTCGAGCGCGGCCGCGGAGAATTTCGCGATCACATCCTTCGGGGTGCCTTTCGGCATCCACATTCCATACCACGCGACGACGTGGACGCCGGGCGCGCCCGCCTCGTCGACGGTCGGGATCTCCGGCGCCGCTGCAAGGCGCTTCCCATCCGCGACCGCATAGGCGCGCAACAACCCCTGCCGGATATAGGGTAGCGCGGAAATCGCCTGATCGATCGACAGATCGATATGGCCCGCCACCACGTCGCGCATCACGTCGGAGGACCCCGCCTTGTACGGCACGAACGTGAACGAGGTGCCGGTCACCTTCTGGAAATAGACGCCGCCGACGTGCTGGCCCGAGCCCGCTCCGCCGGTGCCTTCGGTCGCCTTGTCGGGATTGGCCTTCAGCCACGCGATCAGCTCGGTGAGCGTCGGCGGCAGCGCGTTCTTGCCGACGATGATGTACGGGTTGCCGGACAGCCGCGCGACCGGCTCGAAATCATCCACATAGGAGAACGGCGTCTTGTAGATCGCGCTGTTGACCACATGCGAGGCCCAGTTGCCGATCACCAGCGTGTAGCCGTCGGGCGCCGCACGCGCGACGCGGCCGATGCCGATCGTACCCGCGCCGCCGGTCACGTTCTCGATCACGATCTGCTGGCCGAGTATCTGCGACATGCGTTGCGCGAGAATGCGCGCCAGCGCATCGGTCGGCCCGCCCGCGCCGAACGGCACGATCATGGTGATCGGCCGCGACGGATAAGGCTGCGCCGCAGCGCTGGTGATTGCCGCCAGCAGCAGGCCGACAATGGCGAAAAGTCTCTTCATGGCCGCACGCTCCCTCAAAGATCGCGCCCTGATCATAGAGCATGCCAGATTCATGCCCGCCGCGTCTTGCCGCGCGCACGCCGCCGAAGCATAGTCACGACTGACGCCCGCTATCCATTCCAACAATCCTTTGAGGGGGAAACATGAAGCTCGTCCGCTTCGGCGCGCCCGGCCGCGAAAAGCCCGGCATCGTGGACAAAGACGGCAAAATCCGCGACCTGTCGAAAATCGTGCCCGACATCGCCGGCGAGACGCTCTCGCCGAAGGGCCTCGCCAGGCTCAAGAAGATCGACACCTCCAAGCTCCCCATCGTCAAGGCCGGCACGCGGCTCGGCCCCTGCGTCGGCGGCATGCGCCACTTCATCGCGATCGGGCTCAACTATGCGGACCACGCGGCCGAAACCGGCGCGGCGATCCCGAAGGAACCCATCATCTTCCAGAAGGCGCCGACCTCGCTGTGCGGGGCGAACGACGACACGATCATCCCGAAGGGCTCGACCAAGCTCGACTGGGAGGTCGAGATCGCGATCGTGATCGGCAGCCGCGCGCGCTATCTTTCCAAGAAGGACGCGCTCGACGCCGTCGCCGGCTACTGCATCTGCAACGACGTCTCGGAGCGCCAGTTCCAGATCGAGCGCGGCGGCCAGTGGACCAAGGGCAAGGGCTGCGAGAGTTTCGGCCCGCTCGGGCCGTGGCTGGTCACCAAGGACGAGATCAAGGACGTGCAGAAGCTTGACATGTGGCTGGACGTGAACGGCGAGAAGGCGCAGCGCGGCAATACGAAGACGATGATCTTCGGCATTGCGCACATCGTCTGGTACTGCTCGCAGTTCTTCGTGATGGAGCCGGGCGACGTGATCACCACCGGCACCCCGCCGGGCGTCGGCCTCGGCATGAAGCCGCCGAAGTTCCTGAAAGCCGGCGATGTCGTCACGCTCGGCATCGAAGGGCTGGGTGAGCAGAGGCAGAAGGTGGTGAAGTTCAAGATGTAATCCTAGCCAACGCTCCGCCGCCCGCTTGTAACGGCGCGCGGGCCTGCGCCTCATTCCCTTTCCTCCCCTCGGCAATGAGGGGAGCGGAGCGCCGCGAAGCGCACCTACCATCCGCGCATGCGAGGCGCGGCGCGCGTTTGCGAAACGCGCTCGCCTCGCGGCGCTCCACCAGCGGCTCTCGCGAATGCCTTTCGGCGTTCGCTCAGCTCCGATCCGCGCTTGCGTGTCCCCGCGATGAACCGGGGCCGTCAGCGATGCTCCTCGCACAGGGGCCGTAGTACCCCCAGGGCGGGTTACCGGAGCCGCCCGGGTGACCGGTTGCGAGCCGGCCGCGCGGGCGCCGCGCCAGCGGGCCGCGGATCGCTCCGCTGCCTGCCGCCGGAGGAGAACGCCGCATCTCCAGCGCCGCCTCCGGCCTGCTCCGCCACCAGAACGCCTCATGATGGCGCCCCTCGGCGAACAGGGTAATGTGTGTATAATCCTACGATAGGATCAAGTCAAGAGGCAACGGCCGGCATCTTGCCCTGCCAGTAGAACGGCCGTGTGGCCCATCTCGGCGACGCCGCCGCCGACCGCGTCGAGCACTTCGAAGGCGGGGGTGAGCTCGCCCGCGGCGTGCACGGTCACCTGCATGCGGCCGCCGGAGAGCGCCGCGATGCGCTCGGCGACGAGGCAACGATGCTTCAGCAACCGGCTACAACTCTTCTGTCGTCCAGCTCTACTCCCCTCCTGGAGAAGACTTGGAGCGTCGGCCCTTGCTCTTCGGCTTTTTGAGAGACCGTATTCCTTTAGCTCTTCGCGGTTTTGAGGAGATGCCCTCGATAGGTGGATAGGGCTGATACAAAGCGGATGACTGAATCTTCAAAGGCAAATCGTGAAGTGCCGACGCGTACGCTGCAACGAAATCGGTGCGCGAGACCATCTCAAACTGTGCAATGTAAATATACTGGTGTTTGGCTTCCGCTGGATCCGTCGATCCAGTTTTGCGAACGACCTTCAAGACGATGGGGAGCACCGCGTCAATCGCATCCTCGCCCGACAATGAGTTCGTAAGCGCGAACGCAATCTTTATCTGTTCTCTTATTTGATGCTCCAGAATGCGCTCGCCGATTTGCTTCGCTTCGACAGTCACGTAAGCTCGCAGCCGGTTACCCTCCGCATCCTTGATGGAAGCGATGAAGGTCGCGTCGATCTCAGGCTGAGTTTTGACCGAAACTTGGAGGTGCGCCAGTGTATCGACAACGAGACCTGATTTCGCTGCTTCTATCGCGAGGTGCGTCTCGATCAACCTCTGGGCGACGGCCACTTGTATGAGCCACGGTTCGTCGGCGCGACCCAACTTGCGCGCTTCGACCGGGATCGACAAGGCTTCAAATGGAAGAACGACGAGATCAACTGCCGGATCGAAGCGATTTGGAAATGGCAACTCTTGAGATGGGTCGAACTGAATGAACTCGAAAACTTGCTCATCTCCATACACCTGCCTTGCCGTCACGCCCAAATCGCGCAGCCGTTTAGGCCAATTCTTGTTGCATGTATCTTTGCGAATGAAGTCCTTCAAGAAGTTTGCAGGATTCTTTGTGCCTAGCTTCTTGCCTTTTTTGCCTTCATTTCGGGAATTCCTTAGATGAATGGCCTCGATAAGCGAGTCGCTATTGACGATCATTCTGCGGGGTGGCGGCCATGTATCCGTACCTAGCAACTTGTCGAACACGATTTCGATGACTTCGGGCTTTTTCGATTGGACAACACTGTCCGCTACTTCGGGCACGTCTAAGTCGTCTTCGATCTCGACCTCGTCGGCCATTCCACCTCGCTTTGACGAACGGAAGTTCCTACCGATTCGGTCGGCTTGCTAACGGTAAGCTCGGATGGCGTCTGGGTTGAGAGCGTCGGCGGGAACAAGCTGGTAGTGTTTCTCCTCCACAACTTTGACTTCGCCGCCCTGAAGAGTCAGTTCGAACAGGGCGATAATACCACCGCCCATGAATTGCGCGGCAATGGGCCGACAACGCACACCGGCGAACTCCTGTTCGGCATATCGGATGTCTTGAGCTGTTTGAACAACGCCTATTTGGTCTTTGCCGCCCTTTGCCTGAACGGGAATGACGTAATGACAACCGTGCTTGTCCAGACCAATGTAGAGTTCGTCGATTTCAATTTGACCAACACCTTTGACCGTCGTGCGCAGATGGTTTTGAAGGCTGTAAGTCGTCAGTCCCAAAAATGTGTCGATCAAGCGGTTATAGCGGACGATCGCGAGGAGTGCCTGTTCATCGTCGAGAGCATATGCACGAATTAGCTCAGGCGTAGCATCTGGAATGGCAATCGTTGCCAATGCCTCGCTTGGCTTGATGCGAGTCGCGGGAACGAGCTTGAACACATATTTGGCTCGCCCGGCGCCATCGATAATCCATTCCCGTCCATCTGGTTGCGTAGCAAGAAGTCGAGGCGGCATAGCGGTGCGATAGCGGACAGAATAAACGACATCGCCGAGGTTTTTCGGAAGCGTGATCTTGAGTTCTTCGGCGGCGCTTTCGAGGTCAGTACGCTCGAACGGTACTTCGGTGTCGCCTAGCTTGTATCGGTCGAAAAAGATCTTCTCGATGATAGCCAAGTAGCGACTGGCTTGGACAGCAGGTAAATCAGCCATTAGCGGCTACCCCGAGCCGTACACTGACGTCTTCGATTTCGTATTGCTTGCGCAGATCGTCGATATCGAGTTCGATTTTTGTGTTTTCATCGAGCTCATACACCTGCAGTCACCATAGCTGCGAGCCGAGCTGCCTCTGTTTCCGCTTGAGAGCGTTTGCGTGCGCCGCTCTTTCGATCTCGGCGAGTGTTCGGGGCCGCTATTCCAAAATGGCGAGCGGCTTCCGACATTTCCATTCGCAGTAGCGCTTCGTCGCCAAGAGCTACCGTTCGATGAGAGCGGAGCAGTTCTGCATTCAAAGCGCCTGCGATCTCTCTCCCGATGGCGCGAGCGAGTGGCGGGGGAACGGCATTTCCAACTTGGCGCGCCCCATGCCACTTCGTCGCATGAAATCTGAACCAGTCAGGAAACCCGTGCAATCGCGCCATCTCGCGCACAGTGACGCATCGCGCATACTTGTAGTGGATTGGACGGGGACTCGTAAAAGCGCCACGCGCACCGTCCGTTCCCGCTCTAAGGGTGTTGGATAGTCCGCACGCCTCTAACCGGAAGAAGCGCGATATTGGCTCGACAGTTCCGGGGAGAGTATCGTCGAAGCGGCTCCGAGAAATAGGCGTGTGCCCAGTCTGGAAGGACGACGTTAGCATTAGCGGATTCCAATCGCGCATATGTCCATAGTGCCACGCATCATTCGTCAAGCAGCGCAACTCACGTGCGTACGTGCTGGGCGTTCCCCACTTGAACGACTGAACAGCATCGCCATCACGAAGTGCCGCGTAAATTTCCGCATTTGGGACATCTTGCAACGCATCCTCGCAAGTCGGTCCTCGCGGAAGCCCAAGTTGGGGATCGTCGGCTGGCGACGTTCTCCGCTGAGGATATTCTGGAAACCGCTCACCCTTCTTTGCTCCCATCAAAATCAACCGTTCGCGATATTGGGGCACGCCAAAATGAGCTGCGTTGAGTACCTCCCAAGGAAGTTGAACCGCATATCCCGCGTCGTCGAAAGCTGTCACGAGTTCGTTCAGAAACGCGCGGTGCCTCCCGATCGTAAGGCCTTTTACGTTCTCAAATACAAAGGTACGCGCGCCCAACTCTGCGACCAAGCGCACGAAGTCGCGGACAAGGGAATTCCTTGGATCATCGAGAGCGCGATGCCCGATCAGCGAAAAGCCTTGGCAAGGAGGACCGCCGAACACACAGTCAACGGCTCGATTCCCAATACCGGCGGCGGCGCGCACTTCTCTTGCAGTTAGGCCTTTGATCGAACGCGGAATGATCGCACATTCCGGGAAATTGAACTTGTGGACCGCGCAGTGAATTGGGTCGACTTCAACGGCGGCAACGACGTCGAATCCGGCCTGCTCGAAACCAAGGCTCAAGCCCCCGGCTCCGGCGAAGAGGTCAATTCCTATCAGACGCGCCATGGTCCCCTCGAAACATCCAACACGATCCTAACTCAGGCGCTTCCGGACGGTCAGCGAACTCATATTCGATTCGAGAAATGTGCGTAACATCGAGGACAGAGCGGCGCCGTCGCGCGTCTGACATTGCCAGACCGTCAATACAGACCACCCCATCCCCTTTAGCTTTCGGATCGCTGCAGCGTCGCGTTCCTTGTTCCGCGCGATCTTGGGCTCCCAATATTCGCGGCGGCTCTTCGGCAGTCTGCCCTTCCGACATCTGGAATGACCGTGCCAGAAGCAACCGTTCACAAAGATCGCCATCTTGTAGCGAGGAAGAACAACATCCGGGCGACCGGGTAAGTCTCGGCGATGTAATCGGAATCGGTACCCTAGTGCATGCACTACGCGCCTTACGACCAGCTCTGGCCCTGTGTGCCTCTGACCGACGCTTTGCATGATGCGCCGGCGTTGCTGCGGTGTCCGCGTGTCGGCCATAGACCGACTTTGTCGTCGTCAGAGTGCCGTACGCAATCATGCGCGCCACATATGGATGTGGAATTCACATGAAACCTATCTTGGAACAAATCAGGAACACGACTGCCAGTCAAGTCCCCCTACCCCTCCCTCGCCTCCAGCACCGCCCTGATCGACACGCGCGACCAGGGCGCCGTGCGGTCCCGGAACGCCGCGTAAGAGTCATGCACCTTGCGGGCGACCTCGCTCCGAGACGCGAGGTCGCCAAGCACCTCGGCCGCGACCTTCCGCGCCGCCGCCACCACATCAGCGGGGAAGCTCCGCAGCTGCACATTGTGCTTGCCCGTCAGCGCCTCCAAAGCCTCGGCGTTGAGCCGCTCCATCTCGGCGAGCGCAAAGTTCGCCTCGGTGGCGCAGGCATGCGCGACAATCGCCTTGCCCTCGCCGTCGAGCGCCTCCCAGGCCTTGAGCGACACGATGCACTCGCCGGTGCCGTTCGGCTTGTTGAAGCCGGGGCCGTAGTACGCGGGCGCCACGCGATAGAGCCCGAGCGAGATGTCGGTGCCGGGGCCGACGAACTCGGCCGCGTCGAGCACGCCGGATTGCAGCGAGGTGAGGATCTCGCCGGGCGGCGTCGTCTGCGGCGTCGCGCCGAGCCGGCGATAGACCTCGCCGCCGAGCCCGAGCGAGCGGATCTTCAGCCCGCGCACGTCGTCGAGCGATTTCAGCTCGCGGCGGAACCAGCCGCCCATGCAGACGCCGGTGTTGCCGCCCATGAACGGCTTGGCGCCGAACGGCTTGTACAGCTCGTCCCACAGTTGCTGCCCGCCGCCGGCCTCGACCCAGGCGACGTGCTCGGCCGGCGTCAGCCCGAACGGCACGGTGGTGAAGTACGCCGCGGCCGGCATCTTGCCCTGCCAGTAGAACGAGGCCGTGTGGCCCATCTCGGCGACGCCGCCGCCGACCGCGTCGAGCACCTCGAAGGCGGGCGTGAGCTCGCCCGCGGCGTGCACGGTCACCTGCATGCGGCCGCCGGAGAGCGCCGCGATGCGCTCGGCGACACGCTCGGCCGACATGCCGGGCCCGGGCAGGCGCTTCGGCCAGGAGGTGACCATGCGCCAGCGGCGGGTTTGCGCGAGTGCGACGGAGGGGGCGGCGAGCGCTCCCGCGCTGAGCGCGGCGGCGCGGACGAGAGTGCGGCGTGTGAGCTTGGGTTGTTCGTGCTTGTCGCTGCGCGACATGGGGCGCTCCTACCACCAGGCGTGAAAATGATGCACCGGGCCGTGGCCGTGGCCGATGGAGAGTTCGTCGGCGGCGGCAATCGCGGCGGTGACGTAGACCTTCGCGTCGGCGACGGCTTCGGCCAGCGTTGCGCCTTTCGCGAGCGCGGCTGCGATCGCGGAAGAGAGCGTGCAGCCGGTGCCGTGGGTGTTCTTCGTCTCGATCTTCTCCGCCGTGAAGCGCGCGATCGCGTCGCGCGTGACGAGGAGATCGATGGCGTCGGGTTGCTGCGCGTGGCCGCCCTTGATCAGCACCGCATTAGCGCCGAGTGCGAGCAGCGCTTGCGCCTGCGCGCGCATCTCGTCTTCGTTCTGCGCAAGCGGCATGCCGGTCAGCGCCGCGGCCTCGTGCAGGTTCGGCGTGATGACGAGCGCGCGGGGGAAGAGATCGCGCGCGAGCGCGTGCGTGGCCTCCGGCGCGAGCAGGCGGTCGCCTGACGTGGCGACCATCACGGGGTCGAGCACCACGTTCGCGGCGCGCCAGCGGTCGAGCCCGGCCGCGACGGCGCCGATCGCGTTGGGCACCGACAGCATGCCGATCTTCACGGCGTCGACGCCAAGGTCGGAGAACACCGCATCGATCTGCGCCGCGATCATCGCGGGCGGCACGTCATGGATCGCGCTCACCCCTTGCGTATTTTGCGCCGTGATCGCGGTAACGATGCTGGCCCCGTAAACTCCAAGCGCCGCGAACGTCTTCAGGTCGGCCTGGATGCCGGCGCCGCCGCCCGAATCCGAGCCCGCGATGGTGACGGCGATGGCGGTCATCGTTCCACCAGCGCCCGGTCGACCACGGAACGCATCTCGCGCGCGGCGGCTTCGGGATCATCCCTCATCGAGAGTGCCGAAATGACGGCAACACCGTCCGCCCCCGCCGCGATCAACGCCGCGGCATTGGTCGCGTCGATCCCGGCGATGCCGCACACTGGAAAGTCCGGCCTGCGCGCGCGCAACGCCGCCACGACATCGCGCAGGCCCGCGACGCCGATCGGCGGATCCGGATTGTCCTTCGAGGTCGTCGCGTAGACACCGCCGATGCCCGCATAGTCGATCGCATCGAGCGGCGCCGCATTTGCCTGCGCGACCGATTTGATCGACAGCCCGATGATCGCCTGCGGCCCGAGCAGGGCCCGCGCATCTTCGGCGTGCATGTCATCCTGGCCCACATGTACGCCATCGGCCTGCGCGACCAGCGCGACATCCAGGCGATCGTTGATCACCAGCGGCACGCCGGTGCCGGCGAGCACCGCCTTGATCGCCCGCGCCTCCTCGATCATCCGCCGCGTCGAGCCCAGCTTGTCGCGCAGCTGGATCAGCGTCGCGCCACCCTTGACCACCAGGCGCGTCAGCTCGGCGAGCGGGCGGCCGTTGGCGCGCTCCGGACCGACAATCGCATTGAGGCGCAGGTCGATCATGTGACGCGCGCCTTTTCTTCCAGCGTGTGCTTGTCGAGCGCGTAGAGCGCATCGAGCAGCGCGGCCGGAAAACTCCCCGGCCCGCTGGCGCGCTCGCCCGCGATTCCGCCCGCGACGCCAAAGCACAGCAGCGCCGAGGCCACCGCCTTGAAGGCATCGCTCTCGACGGCGAGAAAGGCGGCGGTCAGCGCCGAGGCCGCGCAGCCCATGGCGGTGACGCGCGCCATCAGCGGATGGCCGTTCTCGATTCTCGTCTGCTGCGTGCCGTTACTGATGCGGTCGACCGTGCCGGTCAGCGCCATGACCGCGCGTGTCTCGCGCGCGGTGCGCGCAAGCGCCGCGTCCTCCGGCTCGTCGCCTGAGAGCGCCGTAAACTCCGCGCCGTTGAGCCGCACCGCGTCCGGGTTCTGCGCGACCAGCGAGCGCGCATAGTCCGCGCGCGCCGCCGAGCGATCGATGAACACCGGGTCGAGCACCCAGGGGATCCGCCGCTCCGCCGCGACCTCGAGCGCCGCCGCGGCCGCTGCGCGCCGCTCGGCGTCGAACGTGCCGAGATTGACCAGCAGCGCGTCCGCGCGCGCGACGAACGCACCGATCTCGTCGGGGCTCAGCGTCATCGAGGGAACCGCGCCGGCGGCGAGCAGCGTGTTCGCCGTGAAGTGCTGCGCGACCGCATTGGTGATGCAATGCACGCGGGGCGCGCGCGCGCGCAGGCACATCAGGATATCGGCTGCGATGTGCGGAAGCTCGGCCCGCATCTCAGTTCCCTCCGCCGGCATGACCCGGATCAGGTTCGATGGGTTGGCGATAAGCCTCTCAGCCCGGCGGGAGGCCGGGCACCCCATAGAGATTGCGGGGGAAATGTAACGGCCGACCTGCGGGGCTTCAAGAGGTGTCCGAGGCCCGTGTACTCATCATTGGCTGGCGACGTTAGGCCTTCAAGCTCCGCTTGCCCGCTGCTGAGCGATAGCCGCTGATATGAGCTTGCTCCGTGCCTGCGTTTCTGCCTGCACGCGGTCCATAACGCTAAACATGATAGGCTCGATATGGTCCCTCAGGGCAATTAGCGCCGTCGCGAACTCTTTCATCGATGTAGAGGTGTGCGCAAAGCGATAATCGTAGTCCTCCTTTCCGCGGTCGAGGCGGATTCCTTCGTGCTGCGAGGGTAAGAGGAAGTAACCAGCCGTCCGAAGTTGACCACCGAAGCTGCGTTCCAAGTCAACGCAATAGCCGTGCGCGATCTCGTTTCTTTTCTGGGCGTACCTGTCGGATGCCTTCAAGATTTCGAGCACCCTTTTTGTCTCATCATTGGTTATGAATTGGCCGTAGTTCCGCATGGCCCGGCGGAGCATGTCAGCCCGAGCCGAGCGGCGCGCTGAAACATACGTATCGAAGAGAGTCGGCTCTTTCCCCGCGCAGAACGCCCGAAAGAGGCCCAGGAGCGCGTCTTCGGCTGCCTCCCAAGAGGTTAAGGCAATGCCCACTGCCAGATAAATATCGGCGGCCGTTGTGTCGCCACGCTTC is a window encoding:
- the thiD gene encoding bifunctional hydroxymethylpyrimidine kinase/phosphomethylpyrimidine kinase, whose protein sequence is MTAIAVTIAGSDSGGGAGIQADLKTFAALGVYGASIVTAITAQNTQGVSAIHDVPPAMIAAQIDAVFSDLGVDAVKIGMLSVPNAIGAVAAGLDRWRAANVVLDPVMVATSGDRLLAPEATHALARDLFPRALVITPNLHEAAALTGMPLAQNEDEMRAQAQALLALGANAVLIKGGHAQQPDAIDLLVTRDAIARFTAEKIETKNTHGTGCTLSSAIAAALAKGATLAEAVADAKVYVTAAIAAADELSIGHGHGPVHHFHAWW
- the thiE gene encoding thiamine phosphate synthase, whose amino-acid sequence is MIDLRLNAIVGPERANGRPLAELTRLVVKGGATLIQLRDKLGSTRRMIEEARAIKAVLAGTGVPLVINDRLDVALVAQADGVHVGQDDMHAEDARALLGPQAIIGLSIKSVAQANAAPLDAIDYAGIGGVYATTSKDNPDPPIGVAGLRDVVAALRARRPDFPVCGIAGIDATNAAALIAAGADGVAVISALSMRDDPEAAAREMRSVVDRALVER
- a CDS encoding PQQ-binding-like beta-propeller repeat protein codes for the protein MFCPARQAVAAFLSLGLLIIGCAPALADAEIDRLLRSPVGKDWVTNGGNLTNQRYSTLKQIDTTNVGKLKGAWMTRLKGSGVGGKYSFEASPLVKDGIMYVVTGNDDVFALNAKTGEIIWEYWSGINQQISTVCCGWVNRGLAMGDGHIYLGQLDANVVALDMKTGKVAWKTPLEKWENGYGVTSAPLYYEGIIYSGITGGEFGVRGRLTALDAKTGEIKWRWYTLPGPGDVGADTWPPGTDHAMRGGAAIWNTPALDPELGLVYFAVGNCGPDYDGSMREGDNLFCTSIVALKAKTGEYVWHFQQVHHDIWDYDAASPVVLFDTVINGEPRKGIAEAGRTGWVYILDRTNGKPLIGIEEKPVPQEPRQKTAKTQPIPVGDATVPQCAEKLPGYEEAGCIYTPFWETPVLIQPSGIGGTNWSPMPYSPDTGYLYVPGTVRTSAFTRYSDRYKLGLRYTGGGQSAPIGSPMSGTFTAIDARTNKIAWQHKTPYRVGGGGGSTVTAGGLVLRGEPDGNFLALDAKTGAELLRFQTGFGADAPPVVYEVDGEQYITIAAGGNSMQSSAYGDAVWTFSLKGQLGPLWAPPPPPTVAGPTGAIVSGVDTIRIGANNVEYSFAPSRTRIKTGTTLTFSNVGDIPHDATAIPTSEWTTGALAKGETKTVTFSKPGIYYYLCTPHPWMYGQVIVE
- a CDS encoding DNA cytosine methyltransferase, with amino-acid sequence MSLGFEQAGFDVVAAVEVDPIHCAVHKFNFPECAIIPRSIKGLTAREVRAAAGIGNRAVDCVFGGPPCQGFSLIGHRALDDPRNSLVRDFVRLVAELGARTFVFENVKGLTIGRHRAFLNELVTAFDDAGYAVQLPWEVLNAAHFGVPQYRERLILMGAKKGERFPEYPQRRTSPADDPQLGLPRGPTCEDALQDVPNAEIYAALRDGDAVQSFKWGTPSTYARELRCLTNDAWHYGHMRDWNPLMLTSSFQTGHTPISRSRFDDTLPGTVEPISRFFRLEACGLSNTLRAGTDGARGAFTSPRPIHYKYARCVTVREMARLHGFPDWFRFHATKWHGARQVGNAVPPPLARAIGREIAGALNAELLRSHRTVALGDEALLRMEMSEAARHFGIAAPNTRRDRKSGARKRSQAETEAARLAAMVTAGV
- a CDS encoding very short patch repair endonuclease, with the translated sequence MADTRTPQQRRRIMQSVGQRHTGPELVVRRVVHALGYRFRLHRRDLPGRPDVVLPRYKMAIFVNGCFWHGHSRCRKGRLPKSRREYWEPKIARNKERDAAAIRKLKGMGWSVLTVWQCQTRDGAALSSMLRTFLESNMSSLTVRKRLS
- a CDS encoding tripartite tricarboxylate transporter substrate-binding protein, which encodes MKRLFAIVGLLLAAITSAAAQPYPSRPITMIVPFGAGGPTDALARILAQRMSQILGQQIVIENVTGGAGTIGIGRVARAAPDGYTLVIGNWASHVVNSAIYKTPFSYVDDFEPVARLSGNPYIIVGKNALPPTLTELIAWLKANPDKATEGTGGAGSGQHVGGVYFQKVTGTSFTFVPYKAGSSDVMRDVVAGHIDLSIDQAISALPYIRQGLLRAYAVADGKRLAAAPEIPTVDEAGAPGVHVVAWYGMWMPKGTPKDVIAKFSAAALEALADPAVKQKLADLGQDIPPPETQTSEALGAFYRTEIEKWWPIIKSAGIKVE
- a CDS encoding fumarylacetoacetate hydrolase family protein, coding for MKLVRFGAPGREKPGIVDKDGKIRDLSKIVPDIAGETLSPKGLARLKKIDTSKLPIVKAGTRLGPCVGGMRHFIAIGLNYADHAAETGAAIPKEPIIFQKAPTSLCGANDDTIIPKGSTKLDWEVEIAIVIGSRARYLSKKDALDAVAGYCICNDVSERQFQIERGGQWTKGKGCESFGPLGPWLVTKDEIKDVQKLDMWLDVNGEKAQRGNTKTMIFGIAHIVWYCSQFFVMEPGDVITTGTPPGVGLGMKPPKFLKAGDVVTLGIEGLGEQRQKVVKFKM
- a CDS encoding TRAP transporter substrate-binding protein, which codes for MSRSDKHEQPKLTRRTLVRAAALSAGALAAPSVALAQTRRWRMVTSWPKRLPGPGMSAERVAERIAALSGGRMQVTVHAAGELTPAFEVLDAVGGGVAEMGHTASFYWQGKMPAAAYFTTVPFGLTPAEHVAWVEAGGGQQLWDELYKPFGAKPFMGGNTGVCMGGWFRRELKSLDDVRGLKIRSLGLGGEVYRRLGATPQTTPPGEILTSLQSGVLDAAEFVGPGTDISLGLYRVAPAYYGPGFNKPNGTGECIVSLKAWEALDGEGKAIVAHACATEANFALAEMERLNAEALEALTGKHNVQLRSFPADVVAAARKVAAEVLGDLASRSEVARKVHDSYAAFRDRTAPWSRVSIRAVLEAREG
- a CDS encoding endonuclease, whose protein sequence is MADLPAVQASRYLAIIEKIFFDRYKLGDTEVPFERTDLESAAEELKITLPKNLGDVVYSVRYRTAMPPRLLATQPDGREWIIDGAGRAKYVFKLVPATRIKPSEALATIAIPDATPELIRAYALDDEQALLAIVRYNRLIDTFLGLTTYSLQNHLRTTVKGVGQIEIDELYIGLDKHGCHYVIPVQAKGGKDQIGVVQTAQDIRYAEQEFAGVRCRPIAAQFMGGGIIALFELTLQGGEVKVVEEKHYQLVPADALNPDAIRAYR